In Pikeienuella piscinae, the sequence TCATGAAGGTGGCGTCGGCGCCGTCCTTGACGAGATCGCCGCCAGCGTCAGGCGCGGCCGCGCCGTTTCCGAGATTAAGCATATGCGCCTCTCCATTCGTTTTGCACGACATAGTGCGAGTGGGGGCGAAAGAACAATGGTTCAGCCGTGGTTTTCCGCCGCGCGCGCCGCAGCTTTGGCCTCCAGCGCGTCGAAATCGACTTCCTCGAACGAGTGGCCGGTGGCGGCGAGGAAGGCGTGAAAATGCGCGCGCGAGACCGGAAGGGTCGCCTTGTTGTGGAGCGGATGGAAATTGAGCGGCTCCAGCGCCATCATCCCGGCGTCGAGGATCAGGCTAACCTTCCGCTCCCGGTCGTTCATCAGCGCGAAGGGCGTGACCGCGCCCGGTCTGACGCCGAGCGTCTCCCACAGCAGATCCGGCGGGGCGAACGAGAGGCGCCGCCGCCCGATCGCCTTCTCGAGATCGGCGATCCTGATCCGTCGCTCGCCGAGGCAGGAAACGAGCGTCAGCGCGCCCTTCCTGTCCTTGAGGAAGAGATTCTTCGTATGCGCGCCCGGCAGGGCGGCCTTGAGGTCGCGGCTTTCCTCCACCGTGAAGACAGCGGCATGACGGTGGAGCGGGGCGGAGATGCCGATCCTTCTGAAAAATGCGAGAAGGCGGGCCTCGCTCTCGGCCTCCTCCGGGGTCGGATCGAATTCCATCGGCGTGCGTCTCCTCAGCTTTTCGCTCGGCTCGTCGCTAGCCCGTGGAATGACGCTTGCCAAGAGCCGACGAATCCTTATAAGCCGCGTTTGTCTGATGATGCGGGCGTAGCTCAGGGGTAGAGCACAACCTTGCCAAGGTTGGGGTCGTGAGTTCGAATCTCATCGCCCGCTCCAGACATCTAGATCGCCCGACTGTCGAATATGTCGTTCCCCACAGTGGGGCGAGCCGAGGCGACGTTTCTGAATCTCCGGCGCCGGGACGCCTCCGTAATGTGGGGGGCGGCCGTTCGGCCAGGACCGCTATACTGGAATTCCCTTCGCGAAACGCCGCCGGTCTGCCCTCCGCCAGGATCTTCCGGCCACGCCGGCGATGCTGGAGCGATCGCGGTCTCCGAAACAGCGCCCGATCCGGGGCAGGATGAGGGAACGGTCGTGAGCGATGGCGCGGATCTCATCATGGATTGAGCGTCCGCCCCGGGTCACGCATATCCTCGTCGATGGCTCCAGTGGTTTCGGCTGCGGCTTACATGAATTCAGCCATCGTCAGGTCTGGATTGACGGGCGCGGGGGGGCGCACGGCCATGAACTGGTCGCCGCTTTCTTATGCGCGACGGCGCCGACGGGCGACGGGGCCGACGGGCGCCGCGCCCCCCTCGGCGCGGGAAAGAAATTCACGCGCGGTGGAGATCATCGCGTCAAGCCGTTCAACCTCCGCCTCTGCATCTCGGGTCGGCATCTCGTGGTTTTCTTCGAACGCGCAATGGCCGGTCAGGTCGTCGCGATATTCTGATATGAACTTGACGAGCGGGCCGAAGGCCTTCGTCACATGATCCTTGTGAACGAGTTCGCCCCGCATGAAGGCGCGGTAGAGAATATCCGGCCAGTGGTCTCCGGGCGCGAGCGCGGTATGGTCGAGTTCGGATTGGAAATCATTTGCAATCATGGTGTGGCCTCAATGTTTCCATGCAGCAATCCTGATCTGGCCGGCGACCGCAACCGCGACCAAAGCTATAGATGCCGGCGTGGACAGCGACAGGACGACGCCTCCGATGGCGGCTCCGGGAGCCCGCGGATCGCGCCTTTCCGCGCGTCGAGCAGCTACATGCGCGTCCTCGCAAGCATTGAAAGCGCGCCCCCGCCGACCGGGTGGCCCGCGAGTCGCCCGAACGGCTAATCGCGGAGATCATTCTCCGCGCCGTCTGACGCCGCCGCCGGCTTCCAGGGCGCAGGATGCTCATGTACGGCGTGGGTTCTCGCGGTATGCGCCTCCAGTGGAGCCGGTTGCCCTCGGCGACGGGGGTGATGCTCTCACCGTGAAGGAAAGCTGAAGGGGGGTCAGGCTTTCATTCGGCGGGCTCTCTTTGCGCGCCGCTTCAAGCGGCCTCTCTGAACCGCCAGATAGGCGAAGGCGGACAGGCGGCCGAATGCTGACTGACCCGGCGTCAGCAGAATCGCGTTCAGATATTCCCGCGAGACACGGCGGGCCGGTCTCGCATCCGCGACCGTGTCGGGATCGAACCACTTGGCGACCTCGTCGGGCGTTCTGTTCGCGCGTTGCGAACCCTCGTCATGAAGGCGGCGCATGAACTGTGGCGCGCAATCCAGCCGGATGATCTTGCCCAGCAGCGCGCATTCGGCCAGCAGCACATAGTCCGATGCGATGTAACTGCCGATCAGCCGGGTGCGCGCAAGTTCCGTCCGGCGGAACATTCCGAAGATCGACGTGACGATGCCCAGGCCCTCCAGCACCTCATACATGCGCCTCGCCGGCGTTCCGGCCGCTGTATGCACACATGAGGGATGCTCCTGATCTATCTGGTTTCCGTGCTCGTCGATATATCTGAACGCCGGATAGACGAGCACGGTGTCCCTGTCGGCGGCGTCAAAACCGCTCAGGCAGGTCGAAAGGAAGTCCGGCTCAAGAATGTCGTCGTGAGCCAGCCAATTGAAATGTTGCGCGCGGGCGAGGTGGAAAACGTAATTGTAATTCTTGGCCGCCCCGATGTTGCGCGGATGCCGGACATAGGTGATGCGCGAATCCCGTTCCGCGAATGCCTGGCATATTTCCGGCGTCGCGTCGGTCGAGGCGTTGTCGGAGATGATGAGTTCGAAGTCCTGGAAGCTCTGGTCCAGAACCGACTGGATCGCCTCCTCGAGATAATTCTCGCCGTTGTAGACCGGCAGCCCGATGCTGCACCGGGGCGTATTCGCATCTGCGCCTTCGCTCGTCATGCGTCGATTCCCCGACTCTGCGCGGGCGTTCCTCGTCTCGCCCTGCGCGCATCATGCGCACAGATCGCCCGACGATCAAACGCCGCCGAAACACGATGAAGAACATCCGTGACGGCGCGCCTGTAGCATGGAGCGACAGCGCGCCGGTCCGCGGATTCGGCACCCGGAAGCATGGACGGGAGAGCCGGCAACGTGGAGAACCTTCGCCAGGGCGTCTTGAACGCGCCCGTCAAAACACCGCAGAAAACGGGGAAAGGATGGAAGGTGGTACGCCCTAGGGGAATCGAACCCCTCTTTCCAGAATGAAAATCTGGCGTCCTAACCGATAGACGAAGGGCGCACGCCGCGCGTGTCTAATCCGGCGGCAGACGGGTTGCAAGCCGGATTCTTCATGGTTTCACCCGGCGGGCGCGGCGTCCTCCACCGTCAGTTTGGCCTTTCGCCTTCCGCCCCAGTCGTCGATCTCCAGCCGCCCGGCGAGATGGACCGGCGCGCCGCCGGTTCCGTCGAGGAAGGGGCCGAGCGGCCCCTCGAAGGCGCGAAAGGCGATGGCGTCGAGCCGCCCGCCCGCCGGGTCTTGAAGCGTAAGTCGGAGATGGCTTTCGCCGGCGCGCTTGGCGAAGGCGACGCGCACAGCCGGAATGGCGAAGCGCGGCGCGCGCGCCGCCTGGCCGAACGGGCCGGCGCGCTCCAGCATTTCGACCAGATCGGGCGTCGCGGCGCCGGGCGCGACGGCGCCGTCGATACGAAGCGCGCGCGCGGCCGGTCGGGCGCCGACCGCTTTCGCCAGCTTCGCGCCGAGCGCCGCCATCGCCGCCTCGATCCCGTCCGCGGCCACCGTCAGCCCGGCCGCCATCCGGTGTCCGCCGCCCTTCAGCAGCGCGCCTTCGCGCGCCAGCGCCGCGACCGCCGCGCCGAGGTCAACGCCCTCCACCGAGCGGGCCGAACCCTTGCCCACGCCATCCGCCACGCCGATCACCACCGCCGGGCGGTCGAACCGCTCCTTCAGCCGCGCGGCGACGATGCCGACGACGCCGGGATGCCAGCCAGGCGCGGCGGCCCAGACGAGCGGCCCGTCGGCGCCGCGCGCCTCGACGT encodes:
- a CDS encoding glycosyltransferase family 2 protein, whose product is MTSEGADANTPRCSIGLPVYNGENYLEEAIQSVLDQSFQDFELIISDNASTDATPEICQAFAERDSRITYVRHPRNIGAAKNYNYVFHLARAQHFNWLAHDDILEPDFLSTCLSGFDAADRDTVLVYPAFRYIDEHGNQIDQEHPSCVHTAAGTPARRMYEVLEGLGIVTSIFGMFRRTELARTRLIGSYIASDYVLLAECALLGKIIRLDCAPQFMRRLHDEGSQRANRTPDEVAKWFDPDTVADARPARRVSREYLNAILLTPGQSAFGRLSAFAYLAVQRGRLKRRAKRARRMKA
- a CDS encoding prolyl-tRNA synthetase associated domain-containing protein → MEFDPTPEEAESEARLLAFFRRIGISAPLHRHAAVFTVEESRDLKAALPGAHTKNLFLKDRKGALTLVSCLGERRIRIADLEKAIGRRRLSFAPPDLLWETLGVRPGAVTPFALMNDRERKVSLILDAGMMALEPLNFHPLHNKATLPVSRAHFHAFLAATGHSFEEVDFDALEAKAAARAAENHG